Below is a genomic region from Macaca thibetana thibetana isolate TM-01 chromosome 1, ASM2454274v1, whole genome shotgun sequence.
GTCTACAGGACATGAAACTACTAGGTgcaggaaaattttttaaatgttagcaaaTTGTGGCAGGAGGAAAACAAACAGTGGAGAAAATTGTGGTAGAGAAAGTAAAGAAGGGGCAGGAGAAAGCTGTACATATAACCTGGGCCTTCCTTTCTTCTCATGAAGCCAGGGGCTTCATCTATATCCTATACTTGCTCTTACACTAGTACAAACCAAATGCTGCAAAATACAAGTAATAATGACCCAAACTAATTTAAGTCTTTTGTTTAAGGAGTAAATGAGAGAAACATTGTAGCTTCTTAATCGAAGAGTGCTATAATTTCAAGGTATCTTAATATAATTCACTTAACCCTAAAGCAATTGTGCAATAAgcaaattataaaaggaaaacaacaaaggTTAACTTTCTACTGGGGCCAATAGACAAGATCTGTGGAGCACAGCAATTAACCTTCACATACTGGAGTCTTGTTTAAAAGGCCATCAAAAACTCAGATTATTGAAAATCACAAATGTCACCAACAAAAGGAATGTTGAttagagtcaaaaaaaaaaaaaaaaaaccttcccaaAGGACTGCCTTCTTTGAAGGAATTTCAGAATGTTGCTAGTACAGGTTGACTAAATCTCATTGATGGCTCCATTAGAGAATGAGAATGCCCCAGTCAgtgctgtttttaaaatgcactggGAGGGAAAAAACGAAATAACAATCTACTGTTCCCTAACATATATGGCTTAACACCCAGAGAAAGCCTCTGCCCCTGAAACAGACTTTCTACATAGGGTTAAGCTTCATTAAATGAGGTGTAACCTTTCATTTTCAGGACGTCTCTTTTCTTTCAAGGTCTTTAGAGGCAGAAGTTCCACTTGGATTCTAATACACATCTCTGTGAGCTCAGTTTCCTGAAAATATACACCTACTGGGTTCTAGGTTCTCCCTTACCAGTGACTGTATTCATTATTTCACAGCCACCAGAATCGGACATACACTATtaacatgatgaaaaatacagCTACTGCTGCAAGTTTGGCGTAAGTGGAACGCATGTTCAAGTACTTCGCATCCTGGCGGTATTTCTTGGACAGACTGGACAAATTGTTAGCCTTTGAATCCAATGCtgtcaaagaggaaaaaaggaaaacattaattaGTCCCTGGAAGTATTTTGCCAAAAGTATTAAGgcattaaaaataaccaaaatgagCAGCATTGCAACAACCATGAATCTTAAATCATCATTTTTAAGACTAACATTGCATATACTAATTGATGATCCTGAAACACTGTAAAATCTATAATACAGTTTAAAATTATCAGATCAGATTATGTCTGAATTTTTGAGGCTATATAGTAAGGTGGTTAGAAGTACAGGTTCTGGCCTCAGACTCTTTGGTGCAGATATCACCTGTACTAGTTATGTGACATTGGTCAAGACATGTAACCGATTTAAAacctagtttcttcatctataaaatggggataataatagtaactatgtCATAAGGTTGTATGTACATGAGATTGCCTGTAAAGTGAGCAACAGTGCCTACACatgataaattataataattgttACATGTTAATAATTACTATCTTCATAATCTTCTAATGGTCTGAATCATATtctcttatattttgaaaaacaataatgataatcTATGTAAAACAAACTCAGATAATCAGAAAATTCAACTAACCAAACACAGTCTTAAGCTATATTTCAATGATGACTGCTAAACCACAAAGTAAAAACTACTATGAAGTAGCTATCAGGATTTATATTTCAATAGACACAGGAAAGTTGTAACTAAAATACAATAAGAAGTACTACCAAAAAAACCCAAGTAAATTAAGCTTTTTAGCATTTTCTGGCAAGTTTTTTCACCCCCAAGGACATCTGTAATGTTATCTTCTTATAACAGTTAACTAAGCACTTAGAGAAATAGCCAGATAGACACAAGCTAGACCAGATTAAAATATAGGGCATATTTGAATAATAAACACAAACTCTCCATTTGACATAATAAATTCTGATCAAACTTTTCACTtctttaaatttcagaaaaactATTTTGCAATCTGATTGTTTCTTCCTTAAAGAATGCTTTTGGAATATTTGGGGTTGCTTAATAGAGACTGGTTTTGATTGGGAAACATGGCGTTACTTAATAACACAAGCATGACAGCCACGTCTGAATTAGCAACTGATCACATGAGTAAGAAAAACATCTAGCCAGGAAAAAAGAGTCAGGGACTGAGAAATAACCATGACAATGCACAGGACATCTTTTTACAGAGTCTACAAGAATATACACTCCACTGGAGAGGGATTCTAAATTATTGTGTTTGCTGCTATATCCTGAATGCCTAGAACAGGGCCTGGTATATAgttagtgctcaataaatctAAATCTGCTGAGAATAACTCAGCAGAGGAACAATTATTAGACCATGTGAAACAAGTCATAGTTGAGAGAATTTATATATGAACATTTTGAAATACAGGATAACATAAAGATAAAGCTATTGCTTAGAGaagtcatttaacaaatatttatgttacAGGCACCCTGTGAAGTGCTGAGGATACAACAATGATCAAAATGTACATGATCCCTGCCTTTAAGGAATTTAGAGTCTTGCATGAGTGATACAAGAAAAATTCCTGTGCTAGTCTACTTTATCCCATATAGGAATTGCAAGTCTGTATGACAAAAACTTACACACTCACTCACTCGAAATTTGATATTTAAAGAGTGTGAAGGTAAATGAATAACTGCTCACTACTCACAAAAAAGTTAAAGTTTGTAgttcataataaaagaaaactcatttACTAATGAATATATAGCATGGCTGAATTCAAAAATACTTATTAAGGAACCTATTTGTGACCATTACTATGGGCGATATATAAGAAGTATGTGAAAcagatataaaatacataaacactGTATTTAAAGAGCTTACATGTCCACATTAAACACTTAGGTAATATTTAAACATCaggtaaatatacatatacttttaacCTAATTTTACCTAATTACctacacttttaaaattatatgaagggctgggtgtggtggctcaggcctgtaatcccagcactttgggaagctgaagtggttggattgcttgagccctggagtttgagatcagcctggacagcatggcaaaaccccatctctactaaaaaaataaaaaaattagccaggcatggtggtacacgcctgtagccccagctgctcaggaggataaggtgagaggattgcttgaacccaggaggtggaggttgcagtgagccaagatcgtgccactgtactccagcctgggcaacagaacaagactctgtctcaaaaaaataaatatatgaaattatataaaaatatttaattatccaAATATGTTTACCtgcattaatataaatatttaaatatatgaaatatatatttgttatatggaaatatatttaatatatattaaagtatatttaatatatattaatatatgtttaatatgtaAGTTAGGTATTTAATAAAGGTAAATTAagtaaacacacatatatgtaatatgtttCAAAAACATTATATTACTAAGTGCTTTAGGAGTTTAAAGTACAGAAGAGATTAATGTGATACAGGCTATAAGGATCAGAGAAGGCTTCTTTAAAGAGGCAGTTCTTATGCACGTCTTATAGAACAGGTCCAGCATTAAGGCAGAATAGACCACTAAGGATAGTGCAGAAGCTGGCGTGGCTGCAGCAGAATGTTTGTGAACTAGAGAATGACAGACATTTGCATCCTTATTTTCCATATATAGAGCACAATGCCCTACAAATAACAAGCTCTCAATAACAATGGCTGACTGATGGAAAAATAAGGCAGACTGGATCTTATCTTGTAGTCCCAGATTTGAAAGTTTTTCAGAGAGGAATGCCTTgatgaaaatggcattttataAAGATTGATGTGGCAGCAGTAAAGTCTCCCAAAGAGACTACTCTAAAAACCACTGCAATAAATCGTTGacaattttctctcattcttttcatttcccTTACCTTATACAAGTGTTTATATAATTTACTGAATTTTGTGAATATCTTAGAAATAATCATTGCCTCTAATATGGATGAGTCCTTTACACTGTTCCAactcaataaaaattaatcacGCTAGGAAAAAAACATATCATATTGGAAGCATTGTAATGTAATGTACTTCTGGGAGACAAATTCTTAACAGTCCTAGGTAGAATCTAACAGCATAAAAGGCACTGCAAAATGAGCTATCCTTGTCTATGGAATGAGAACCATTTCTTCATAAGACTCATTGCTTTTAGATACCTGAGAGTGCTTCTCCTCGTTGTAACACTTCTTCAATATTGGCCACCATGATCCTCTGCACATCTTGCAATTCAGTGTTGATGGAGCCTAGGTTTCTTCGAGCACGACTGTCAATGTAGAGCTTCTTGGTTTTTTGAATGAAAGTATCTAGAATGATGAAGAAAAGTGACCATGAACAATTTCTTTCACGGCCATCGAAGTACTGAGGTAGGAAATTAAAAGTTCtgagttggctgggcgcagtggctcacgcctgtaatcccagcactttgggaggccaaggcaggaggatcatgaggtcaggagatcgagaccttcctggctaacacagtgaaaccctgtctctactaaaaacacaaaaagttagccgggtgtggtggcacacacctataatctcagctactcgggaggcggagccaggagaatcacttgaacttgggaggcagaggttgcagtgagccgagatcacacccccgcactttagcctgggtgacagagtgagactctccctcaaaaaaaaaaacaaaaaaaacaaaaaccaaaacagttcTGAGTTTATGCCTGGATTTGCCACTGTCCATGGTTAACCAAACTCTTGGTTGAATATCAAAACCTAGgcttttgatttcttcatttgtaagatGTAAACGTATAACTAGATGACCATTCAGGAGAAATGTCCTTTGAATTTCCTTTGAATTAGAAGTATTTGCTATATAAGGCTGCTATCAGAAGCCTTAGAGAAATTAAGACCCACTATAGTAAGCCTTTCttgaaaacagaaattttcaAACAGTATTCTGAGGATCCTTAGGGTTACTTAACTCTATACATTCCTTAAAAGGATGCTGGTAACACTCTAGCATTATTACAGCCTAACATGGCAAAAGGGTTCATGATCATTAAAGAGCTGAGAAACATTACTTTAAAGTATTTTCCCTAATATACATTCCCAGTTTCATTCCATTCTAAAACCTCATGTAAAGCAAATATGTAATAGGGAGATTTCCAAAATACCAATATAAAACTGAACTGAAGTCTCGGCCGGGCActgtgtctcatacctgtaaatcccagcattttgggaggccaaggtaggtagatcacttgaggccaggaattcgagaccagcctggccaacaaggcaaaactcccgtctccaccaaaaataccgAAATTagctagctgggcatggcggcatgcacctctagtcccagctattcaggaggctgaggcacaagaatcacttgaacctaggaggcagaggttgcagtgagccgagatcatgccactgcactccagcctgggcgatagagcgagactgtctctctaaataaataaataaaaactgaagtcTCATCCATCTTTTGCTCATATCAGTATTTCTCAAAACTATAAGAAGAATGACTTActattaaagatattttcaacTTTTGTCAAAAATCTTAATTTAAGTGTGCTGTACCCCTTTCATTGCCTCTTTAGAtctcctctctgccctcctgCACCTTGCTTTCTGCACTGGGAAGCTGACTGGGATGAAATGCCTCAACAGACTCCTTGCCCTGTGCCAGTTAGGTTCAGGCAATGAAGAAGCCCCAACAGTAGCGAAGAAGGAGAACAGACAGTGATGTCAGGGTATTTATTCCCCTGGCTTCTTTCAGAGAAGCGAGTATCCTTCTTCTGGAAGTATCCCTCTACCAAAAGTTACTGCTCCTCTCAAGTTGGGCTTCTCTagaaattttctccttttcagttTCAGAAACTGCTCCTTCCCCTTATATATTCAGGCCTAGGGATGATAACAACCAGTATGCTACTGGTCCGAGGTTACTGTACCTTGTAATTATCCTACAGCCTATTCATATCTTTGTATATAATCCCTTAAGCTAATTTGGGTGTGCCATCTATTTCCTGTATGACTCTGAtacatttgtcttatttttgaggGAGGTTTACGGGACTATTACtgcctacaaaaacaaaatttgaaaaactggACATTATATAAAGCAGCACTTGGACAGTGTACAGTTATGAAACACTACAGTGTTTTTCCAAAGCAAGATGACCCATTTATCTAGCAAACCTGAAACACTTCAGAAATTCTAAGACAGTAAAACTAATTTCTCTTTTAACTAAAAATTGCAGCAATATAGCCTGATTCTACTTGTTCTCCCTTCCTGTACTTATTGTACTTAGGACATTTCCTTTGATCCCTTACAATGAGATACTTTACCAGGTCTGAGGTGACTAGTCTTTCTATAAATCTTGTACAAATACAGACACCTATGCTCACTATTCCTGAATGTAGTAAATATTATACTCCAAGACCATGAATACCATGTATCTTCTatgtctttgtcttgttttgttttttaattagagGATCTTACTctactaaaagaaacaaaacaccatTCTTTCTGATTTCCCAATTCTGATCTCCAAAAATGAGCCTCATTATGACTGTGAGTCTGCAGACTGGGGTAAAGAAGAACTCAGCCATTATATGCCAATCAAGTAGATTTTTAGGCACAGTTTCTGTCACATGTGACTCTAATGAAGAATCAAACCAAATAACAGAAAAGGGCAAAAGGCAACAATTTCTATGGGGAAAAGATCAAAAGACtagagaaaattactttttagaAGGAAGCCTTAGTcactcaaaaagacaaaaagaagtgGAATGGAAAAGGGAGCAGAAGCTAAAACTTCAACAAgtaaacatcagaaaaaaatatatcaatattatagCAGTGTAACAAACAGCTTCTCCATACTGTTTGCTCCCTTGATAGAGAGAAGTGAGGGGCAAAAACTTACCAAATTCAATAAAGGAATAGGGTCGGGACACAGTGGGCACCTTCTTCCCATGCTGTTCATCAAATTCTGAGTGCAAATCTTCTAGGTAGGCAAAAGCCAACTTCTTAGGGAAGGCAGCTTCACATAAAACCAAATAACACACCCCCTGCTCAATAATGTAGCTGGTGAGACATAAAAAGCAAGACGAAGTTGTCTGTAAAGTAACAGTACTGACAACAGGTTAAAGCAGAATCTCTGTACcatgcaaacttttaaaaaatctagccTAAACATTTTAAGGCTGGCTAAATGAGAAAGTCAATTTAAAATCACAAATCCCTGGAATCAGAAAGCAAACATCTTCCCATTATTAGacgtatattctttttttgtttttgttttttgtgtttttttttgagagagtctcactctgtcgccccagctggagtgcagtggcccgatctcggctcactgcaacctccgcctcccaggttcaagccattctcctgcctcagcctcccgagcagctgggactacaggtgtgcatcactacacccaggctggaatgtagtggcgtgatctcggctcactgcaagctccgcctcctgtgggttcacgccattctcctgtctcagctactgctaggactacaggtgcccgccactaccacgcctggctaattttttgtatttttagtagagacggggtttcaccgtgttagccaggatggtcttgatctcttgacctcgtgatccgctcgcctcagcctcccaaagtgctgggattacaggcgtgagccactgcgcccagcctattagACATATATTCTAAAAGGAGTATTTagacatatttattatattttttcatccat
It encodes:
- the SEC22B gene encoding vesicle-trafficking protein SEC22b, encoding MVLLTMIARVADGLPLAASMQEDEQSGRDLQQYQSQAKQLFRKLNEQSPTRCTLEAGAMTFHYIIEQGVCYLVLCEAAFPKKLAFAYLEDLHSEFDEQHGKKVPTVSRPYSFIEFDTFIQKTKKLYIDSRARRNLGSINTELQDVQRIMVANIEEVLQRGEALSALDSKANNLSSLSKKYRQDAKYLNMRSTYAKLAAVAVFFIMLIVYVRFWWL